A stretch of DNA from Aspergillus flavus chromosome 3, complete sequence:
CCAGGAAAACTTGACAGTATTTAGTCATGTTGACGAAACGGGTCAGTAGCGTTGTCAAGGAGCTGAACGACCGTGCCATCCTCCGTCTCCAGACTCCATTCCTCCGTACGAAACTGGGCAAAACTGTTAGAAGAGCACTTCCGGACAAAAAAGGGTATAGTGTGTTTGTTTATAACGAACATAGCTCATTCGGTCTGGCCTGATGCTGCGGAACCTCATTGTACCCTGCGACTTTGTTCCTTTGACCCTGAAGGATATGTCGATACGTCCATGTAGCTGATTCATTTCCCCACTAATCCAGGGTATCTTTTGAGCAAAGTAAATCTCATCACCCAAGATTTCGCGAGCACGAGGGGAGGTGCGAAGAGCATAAAGGGTACTGCTGACCACGCTTGAAGAAGACTTCTGGTAGTTGAATATCCCTAGCATCGCAGCTCCGACAGCAATGGCAAATATGGGTAAGGTCCGCATCCACCGTCGGTCCTTGTTTACAGAAGGCAGTTCGCGGTCTGCCCGTCGTTCCAGCAAAGGGCCTGAGTTGGCGTGCGGGGCGGGAATGAGATTGCGACGAAGAAAAGTTCGGCCAGGAGAAAATGGGATTCGCACAACGCTAATGCGCCGCTGTGCAATATTCAGAGCCATTTTAGGGTAAATGCAAGTCTAGATGGCTAGCTAAATGATATGGTACAGAGGCGAGCTTAGTCATATGTCGATAGCATGGGCACGACAATAGTAGATATGTTAGCAACTTGGCAGTTCCTTCCCAGGCAGATGTAGCTTGTGTGGCGGAGAGGAACAACCAAACAAGACAAACTGCGGAGGTAGAGATGACCCAGCAATATATGGATGCAACGTCATCTTCCGCTGTACGAATGACACTTTGTCACTGTGCAACTTAAAGAGATACAACACCACCTGAACTCATGGCAGCTGCACGGCTGCGCAAGGCGTTTCGTTATCCTGACAATTTGGGTGATGGCGAGCATGAACGTGAAGAGCTAGACGAGGAGGGTATGTCACGGACATGTCAGACTTAGTACAATTTTCCACTAACAATTCTGCAGAGCAAGAGTTAGTAATAGAACACTTGCGAGCGCAAAATGATAAGCGCGATGCAGAATATACTGTAAATGACTCCCCTCAGAAGTTGTCACTTTGAGCATTGCTAAACGTGAAACTCAAACTCGGTACTATCCATCAATTAGGTTACCTTCGCTGCCATCCCACTATTATCAGTCTCAATATTCATTCCGTCAGTGTTTCAGCAGGACTCGGGTTTACAGGAGCGtttcctttcattcttgGGCATTCTTTCATTGATATCCACGGCATACATCATGAAGCACTTCCGCTCGGATCCGAAGGGCAAAGGATCTATGCGAAGTTCAGGTATTCTAACCCACATTCGAAAGTTCCTTCTCCCTATAAATACCGCAATATGTGGCCTGTTACTAGTAGTGTGGCTCTTCTCTTTGGTGGAACCACCTAGCGATAGACAACCAAAAGCATATATTGTGCCCGGAGGTGAGTATTTCCCGTAGCTGCGCCTCTTTGAGTTTGATCGCAGGCGTTCCTTCAGGAAAATGGGATTAACTTTATATCTTGCAGGGATGCTTGCAATCATCATGTTGGCGCGGAAAGTGATGCTCTCTGTTGACCTTAAACATCTTGAGGATCTACGATACGGGTATAAAGGAGTTTAGGGCTTATGACATCGCTACTGACTGCACTAATCATGTATAACCAGCACTCGtttttgtctcttcttcataCCTTCCGCCCTCCCTTGCCGCTCTTGTTTGCCTGGTACAATTGTAACTGACTGGATATTCACAAGGCTTTGTTCATTGTCTAAGACCACTGCTTCGTGGATGCTTGAGGTCACGCGTGTCTCACTCTCCTTCAAATGGTATCAGTATTGGATTATCATGCTAAATAGCCCAATGGTTCCAGTTAGTCCCTCCGTCGATAACAAGATAATGGGGAAGAGAGACGGAAGGGGTAAGAATAGATAGATCTTTCCTAATACAAAAATTATCAGACCCATATCAGCATTCCAGGTGTAGTTTCTTGTCGTGTCTGCGGCGCCTCCTGCCCTTCTCAAGCAATTCTGCACATGTCACTGACTGATGGATTCCGGCGGAGTGAGGAAAGATCCATCTAATTTCTCCAGTGCAGGATCCACGGGTATGTCTCTATAGTCCTTAAAGTACCCAGCTGCAGGGGAGGTCAATTGAACACTCTCTGAATATTCATCCACTACCTGGGGGAACTCTAGCTCAATACGGCTATCAACCAAGGCTTTGTTGCGCTTCTCATCTGCCTCTTTCTGGTGTTTTTTCAGTCGACCTACTTCATCGTCACCAGCCTTCTTCAGCCATCGAAGGTTGGACTGACGGAAATCCACCAAACTTTCCACGCTGCGCGGATCTGCTACCTTCCTAGTGTCGTGGCCCAATAAAGTGTACCTTGGTTCGTAAGGATTCATGGTCGGATCTCGACGGCATGCAGCGCAACTGCAAATCTTTTGACATCTAGGACACATCCAGTGATACATCTCCATGGTATCCTGTGGTTGGATATTAAAGGCTCTGAAGAGACTACCATAGCAGTAACTCAAGTTGCAGTATGAGCATGAGGCGAGCTTCCACATAGGTTCAGCACATTTGCAAATATGGCATCGGCCACCTTTTGTGCATGCATCGCTTTTGTGAGTTTTCCTTCGCTTCCGAGTAGGGGTAGCATTCTCCGAACCActgttcttttcctctatTCGCTGACAGACCGGATTTGTGACATCGACCCAGGGGCGACGTTTCATCTGCTCATGGCATATCTCGGCTAGAGTTTTCTTGCCCAGTTGGGCCCTCTTCGCGGGGAGACATAGGTATTTATCACTCTTAGCTTCGGCGAACCTTAGTAATTGCTGCCTCCACTTCTCATGCTTCCCAGTCAGTTCATTCCAACGGAACTGCTCAACCCACTTTAACTTTGATATACAAGCACAGCTTCTGCCCATAGTATAACACTCCATGCAAATGTCGTAGGTGTCATCTCCCTCACCAATGCACCAGGGGCAAGTCAAAAATCTATTGAAAATGTTGCCTCGACAATAGGAGCAAGTAATATTGCTATCGAAAGGAACGTATTCAaaatccttctctttcggTGGATCATGCGAAAAGCTCTCGGAAAGCAGGATCTCGGTATAAAGTTCATATAAAAGCTCGAAATCCTCTAGCAGCAACTGCACCCGAAGGCCCCAAGCGCCGCTGTCGCCCACTTCACAAAGAAGATCAGAATAGTGGTCGAGTGAGTAAAAGACAATGGCCTTGTTTTTGTACTGCTCGTCGCGACATACCATTCTAGCATGTGGGAGAGCTTCAAACAAGGCCAATTCTAATGTTTTTGCAATAGTTCGATTCCATGCTACTTTCATCGTTCTCGTTCCCCGGTTCCACACCTGATGTGCGGCTAGTGGAGGAACCAAGAGAAAATCCCCCGGTCTTTGTTCGACAACATAAGTCTTGAACGGGGCCGCTTTCCATGCATTAATCTGGGCGAAGTGATCCTCGATATCAATATCATGCCCCAGCGTAGACATCCAGTACTCAGCTACGACGTGACGATCTTTGCTTTCAGTCATGAACCAAATGGAAGACCCTGGCTTGGTTGCTTGCCCGTATTCAACAGAACCATCTGAGGCTTCAACCATGATGTTTTGTCCAAGGCTGGCGCACATCTCCTGGTGGGCTGGCGTGTAGGTCCCTTCGTGACCAATATAGCACATCAAGTTTTCAGCACGCATGAAGGGCGGAAGACAACTCATGAGGTCCCCGGCTTTAGCAATAGACCTCCCTGAAGCTGATCGTGCTAATAGTTCGTCATTTGACGATGATGTCTTCGCTCCGGGGCCTTCAAACATCTCTGGTGACTTGTTTAAATAGAACAACGGAGGAGGGATAAGCTGTTTGAGGTGGTCATGCCATTGTTGGGGGCAGTCGATATCTTTAAGATAAATCCTTTGACGATTTGGTTCTTTGTAGTTATGAGGAGTCCATTGATTCGTAAGGATATGcatattctttaaataatgCCCAATAGTAAGTGGAAGGTCGGTTTGTGTCGTGAGATTCCGAGCAAATTCCGCTTCATAAAAATCACGGTCAGACAAAAGGCTGCGCGCGCGGACTGAAAGTGTTACTCACTCTTCATTGAATAGTGACTCCTCAGCCATTTCTCAGAGAATATAGAACTATCAAGCCTCTGGTTAAACCCTTCGACAACCAGAGGCTTTCCACCCAAAACCACATGAAGCCAAACAAGTTTCTCGAAGTTCTCCAGGCCATTCGCATCAATTGCATCGCAGTGTATCCTAGCTACATATTCGAAATTTGGCGTCGAGTCTACTAAATGCGCAATATCCAGGTCTGGAGAAATGGGCTCAAAGGCCGCCCGTGGCCGTTGAGCAGGCATCCTAGTAACTACTGAGAAAATCAAAAGTTGGAACAATGAAGTAGCAAGAGGTTTGGCGCCTCTGCATGTGGTACCCAGTAAAAATCACAGTAAATCGCTATAAGGTCTGGCCGTAACGCATTTTCTAAGATTGGAAAGCCTTGAATCGTTCAAGTCAACACAATGTGGGCTCTCGTGCAGTGATCGGAGCAGCAAAGCGGAGCAACAGCAGAGGCTAACTGGCAATCGTCTTCCGCATCGTAGTTCAAAGAAATATTTGCCATATCAAACTCCACGAATGATTGGAGGCGCAGAAGTTGAGGACCATGACAGAACAATGTGATAGATAGTTGATTGGAAGACGGAATAGAAAGCAAGATTTGAAGCAAATGGTTCAACTTTCCCGCGGTCGTGGTACACAAGAACTTCTGGCCTGGTAGGTACCCGCCGCGCCTTCCTGCATTCGGTTAGGTTTGAACATTACCTTATTACTGTGGATCTTCCATtattgaaaagaaaagatcctGGATCCTAATGACTACATAGAAGGCTTATATTACAAAAGTCGCACACAACTCTTGAAAAGACATTGAAACCCTATACAGCTAAAGGGCCATTGGCTTACAGGCTAACATCTGTGAGGGCGTTCCTGCACTAGCCATCAAAGCGATTGCAGCTCAGCATTCTGACTCTGCTTACTTCGCTCACCAAGATGAACTTCAATTGGCCTACCCACTAAAGCATCGAAGAAAAGTTTTTGGTACTTCGCTGCAGGTGATTTCTAGATACCGCCTGATAGCCTTGAAGAATGGGCTTTACT
This window harbors:
- a CDS encoding JmjC domain protein, with amino-acid sequence MPAQRPRAAFEPISPDLDIAHLVDSTPNFEYVARIHCDAIDANGLENFEKLVWLHVVLGGKPLVVEGFNQRLDSSIFSEKWLRSHYSMKTEFARNLTTQTDLPLTIGHYLKNMHILTNQWTPHNYKEPNRQRIYLKDIDCPQQWHDHLKQLIPPPLFYLNKSPEMFEGPGAKTSSSNDELLARSASGRSIAKAGDLMSCLPPFMRAENLMCYIGHEGTYTPAHQEMCASLGQNIMVEASDGSVEYGQATKPGSSIWFMTESKDRHVVAEYWMSTLGHDIDIEDHFAQINAWKAAPFKTYVVEQRPGDFLLVPPLAAHQVWNRGTRTMKVAWNRTIAKTLELALFEALPHARMVCRDEQYKNKAIVFYSLDHYSDLLCEVGDSGAWGLRVQLLLEDFELLYELYTEILLSESFSHDPPKEKDFEYVPFDSNITCSYCRGNIFNRFLTCPWCIGEGDDTYDICMECYTMGRSCACISKLKWVEQFRWNELTGKHEKWRQQLLRFAEAKSDKYLCLPAKRAQLGKKTLAEICHEQMKRRPWVDVTNPVCQRIEEKNSGSENATPTRKRRKTHKSDACTKGGRCHICKCAEPMWKLASCSYCNLSYCYGSLFRAFNIQPQDTMEMYHWMCPRCQKICSCAACRRDPTMNPYEPRYTLLGHDTRKVADPRSVESLVDFRQSNLRWLKKAGDDEVGRLKKHQKEADEKRNKALVDSRIELEFPQVVDEYSESVQLTSPAAGYFKDYRDIPVDPALEKLDGSFLTPPESISQ
- a CDS encoding cytochrome oxidase complex assembly protein 1-domain-containing protein encodes the protein MALNIAQRRISVVRIPFSPGRTFLRRNLIPAPHANSGPLLERRADRELPSVNKDRRWMRTLPIFAIAVGAAMLGIFNYQKSSSSVVSSTLYALRTSPRAREILGDEIYFAQKIPWISGEMNQLHGRIDISFRVKGTKSQGTMRFRSIRPDRMSYFRTEEWSLETEDGTVVQLLDNATDPFRQHD